The Garra rufa chromosome 8, GarRuf1.0, whole genome shotgun sequence genome has a segment encoding these proteins:
- the LOC141340361 gene encoding sterol 26-hydroxylase, mitochondrial-like has product MAVRFAVSFAERRIGFGFLRPMTVAMDIRRGAGGNAASVAAHDNNEKLKTVADLPEIKFFRMLYTMIFKRYLNRMHELQLYEKQLYGPLYKVNAGNFQAIVVNSVDLLEELLRKDEKFPCRGDMTLWTEYRDMKGIGYGPFTEEGEKWYNLRQMLNKRMLHPKDSVQYGDVVNVVVTDFIKRIYYLREMSPTGDLVSDLTNELYRFSLEGISSVLFETRIGCLEKEIPAETQDFINSIAQMFTYSTPVVFLPNWTRNYLPFWKWYINGWEGIFTFARKRIDMKMEEIQKRVDANQEVAGEFLTYLLSNVKMSSKDVYGSISELLLAGVDTTSNTMLWTLYLLSRHPEVQDTLYQDVTRVLKDDRIPTAEEANSIPYLKVVIKEALRMYPVVPMNSRLIAENDVVIGGHFFPKKTTFTLCHYAISYDEKVFPEPRKFKPERWLRDGRTRPNPFGSIPFGFGVRGCVGRRIAELEMHLALARLIKLFEFRPDPTVGEVQSLNRTVLVPDKKVNLHFVERPKASEA; this is encoded by the exons ATGGCTGTTCGTTTTGCAGTGAGCTTTGCGGAAAGAAGGATCGGATTCGGTTTCCTGAGGCCCATGACAGTGGCCATGGACATCAGAAGAGGGGCAGGGGGTAATGCTGCTTCTGTCGCTGCCCACGACAACAACGAGAAGCTCAAGACTGTGGCTGACCTACCAGAGATAAAATTCTTTAGGATGCTGTACACAATGATCTTTAAACGGTACCTGAATCGCATGCATGAGCTGCAG TTGTATGAAAAACAGCTTTATGGTCCTTTATACAAAGTGAATGCAGGAAACTTCCAAGCCATTGTCGTAAACAGTGTGGACTTACTGGAGGAACTCCTTAGAAAAGATGAGAAGTTTCCTTGCAGAGGAGACATGACTTTGTGGACAGAGTACCGTGACATGAAAGGCATTGGCTATGGCCCTTTCACAGA AGAAGGAGAAAAATGGTATAATCTGCGGCAAATGCTGAACAAACGCATGCTGCATCCAAAGGACTCGGTTCAGTACGGAGATGTGGTCAATGTGGTGGTCACGGACTTCATCAAACGGATTTACTATCTGCGGGAAATGAGTCCCACCGGTGATCTGGTCTCTGACTTGACCAATGAGCTTTACCGCTTCTCTCTTGAAG GGATCTCATCCGTTCTGTTTGAGACACGCATTGGCTGCCTGGAGAAAGAAATTCCTGCTGAGACACAAGATTTCATTAATTCTATTGCACAAATGTTCACCTACAGCACGCCTGTGGTGTTTCTGCCAAACTGGACTCGCAATTACTTGCCTTTTTGGAAGTGGTACATTAATGGCTGGGAGGGCATTTTCACATTTG CCAGAAAAAGGATTGACATGAAGATGGAGGAAATTCAGAAGCGTGTTGATGCAAATCAGGAGGTTGCTGGGGAGTTTCTCACCTACCTGCTTTCCAATGTCAAGATGAGCAGTAAAGATGTTTATGGAAGTATTTCTGAGCTGCTGTTGGCTGGAGTGGACACA ACCTCCAACACTATGTTGTGGACACTGTATCTCCTCTCAAGACATCCAGAAGTACAAGACACTCTGTATCAGGATGTAACCAGAGTCTTGAAGGATGACAGAATCCCAACAGCAGAGGAAGCAAACAGCATACCTTACCTCAAAGTTGTCATCAAGGAAGCATTAAG GATGTACCCTGTGGTGCCCATGAATTCTCGTCTTATTGCAGAAAATGATGTTGTCATTGGTGGACACTTTTTCCCTAAAAAG acaaCATTCACTCTGTGCCACTATGCAATCAGCTATGATGAGAAAGTCTTCCCAGAGCCACGCAAGTTCAAACCTGAGCGCTGGCTGCGAGATGGCAGAACGAGACCCAATCCATTTGGGTCAATCCCATTTGGCTTTGGAGTCAGAGGCTGTGTTGGCCGTCGCATTGCTGAACTGGAGATGCATCTGGCTTTGGCAAGG CTAATCAAGTTGTTTGAATTCAGACCAGACCCAACTGTAGGTGAGGTTCAGTCACTCAATCGCACAGTGCTTGTTCCAGACAAAAAGGTGAACCTCCACTTTGTGGAGAGACCGAAGGCTTCTGAAGCATAG